A stretch of the Mycobacteroides immunogenum genome encodes the following:
- a CDS encoding APC family permease, translating into MSSERPESLRRELGTFDAVMIGLGSMIGAGIFAALAPAAQSAGSALLLGLALAGVIAYCNATSSARLAAVYPASGGTYIYGRERLGDFWGYLAGWGFVVGKTASCAAMALTVGYYAWPAHAHAVAVAAVVALTAINYVGVQKSAWLTRLIVAIVLSVLAAIVVAAFGSGGIDIAALDVTDVSLTGVLQGAGLLFFAFAGYARIATLGEEVRDPARTIPRAIPIALGIALVVYVVVAVAVLTTLGPMRLATSAAPLLDTVTVAGVRWMEPVVRVGAVVAATGSLLALILGVSRTTFAMARDRHLPPALAAVHPRYGVPYRAELLVGLVVSILAATVDLRGAIGFSSFAVLVYYAVANASAWTLSPAEGRPPQIIPVLGLMGCVVVALALPLSSVFAGTCVLALGVVVYALRHINGSGMRE; encoded by the coding sequence ATGAGCAGCGAACGGCCCGAATCGCTGCGGCGAGAACTGGGCACTTTCGATGCCGTCATGATCGGGCTGGGCTCGATGATCGGCGCGGGAATTTTTGCCGCCCTGGCCCCCGCCGCACAGTCCGCCGGGTCCGCTCTCCTGCTGGGTCTGGCCCTCGCTGGCGTGATCGCCTATTGCAACGCGACTTCGTCGGCTCGGCTAGCCGCGGTGTATCCCGCCTCGGGCGGCACCTACATATACGGCCGCGAGCGTCTCGGCGACTTCTGGGGTTATCTCGCCGGGTGGGGGTTCGTGGTCGGAAAGACGGCTTCCTGCGCGGCCATGGCGTTGACAGTTGGCTACTACGCCTGGCCGGCGCATGCACACGCCGTCGCGGTGGCCGCAGTGGTAGCCCTGACAGCGATCAACTATGTGGGCGTTCAGAAATCTGCATGGCTGACGCGCCTGATCGTGGCGATCGTGCTGTCGGTGTTGGCCGCGATCGTGGTCGCGGCATTCGGCTCCGGCGGAATCGATATCGCGGCTCTTGACGTCACCGACGTCTCGCTCACCGGGGTGCTGCAGGGCGCGGGTCTGTTGTTCTTCGCCTTCGCCGGATATGCCCGTATCGCAACCCTGGGTGAGGAGGTGCGTGATCCCGCGCGCACCATCCCCCGTGCCATCCCGATCGCGTTGGGCATCGCACTGGTCGTCTATGTCGTTGTCGCTGTGGCGGTGTTGACGACGCTGGGTCCCATGCGGCTGGCGACGTCGGCAGCCCCCCTGCTCGATACCGTCACCGTTGCGGGTGTGCGCTGGATGGAACCGGTGGTGCGGGTCGGCGCTGTCGTCGCCGCCACCGGCTCGCTGCTTGCGCTCATCCTCGGGGTATCTCGCACGACCTTCGCGATGGCCCGCGATCGTCACCTGCCCCCTGCCCTGGCTGCGGTGCATCCCCGATATGGGGTGCCATACCGCGCTGAACTTCTTGTCGGTCTGGTGGTTTCGATACTTGCTGCCACCGTGGATCTGCGTGGTGCTATCGGTTTCTCTTCCTTTGCGGTGCTGGTGTACTACGCCGTGGCAAATGCCTCGGCCTGGACCTTGTCCCCCGCCGAGGGGCGCCCCCCACAGATCATTCCGGTGCTCGGTCTCATGGGGTGTGTGGTGGTGGCACTCGCGTTGCCGCTGTCCTCGGTATTCGCCGGTACGTGCGTGTTAGCACTCGGTGTTGTTGTGTACGCATTGCGTCACATCAATGGCTCGGGTATGCGTGAATAA
- a CDS encoding nuclear transport factor 2 family protein: MSAEAAVAVGLWLALSQRNWEAAKTFLGDECIYLDMPVGPAAAARGPEDIVKRLKIGLEPLQDYIHHGGLIVANGADVMYEHSETWTWDTGHSALLRFASVLRVVDGKITLWKDYWDMGALTNFAPRSWMEDLMKADMSWIYDASGQV, from the coding sequence ATGTCGGCGGAAGCTGCGGTGGCTGTTGGTTTGTGGTTGGCCCTTTCGCAACGCAATTGGGAAGCGGCGAAGACCTTCCTTGGCGACGAGTGCATCTACTTGGACATGCCGGTGGGCCCGGCCGCGGCGGCGCGTGGACCGGAGGACATCGTCAAACGTCTGAAGATCGGATTGGAGCCCCTCCAGGACTACATCCACCATGGAGGTTTGATCGTCGCGAACGGCGCTGACGTGATGTACGAGCACTCGGAGACGTGGACCTGGGATACGGGCCATAGCGCGTTGCTGCGCTTCGCTTCGGTGCTACGGGTAGTCGACGGGAAGATCACCCTGTGGAAGGACTACTGGGACATGGGCGCGCTGACCAACTTCGCGCCACGGTCCTGGATGGAAGACCTCATGAAAGCGGACATGAGCTGGATCTACGACGCATCCGGGCAGGTCTGA
- a CDS encoding response regulator transcription factor produces the protein MRVLLVEDEPLLAETVTAGLQAEGFVVVAVDNGVDGLWQATNDQFDVLVLDIMLPGLNGYEVLRKLRASEVWTPVLMLTAKDGDYDQTDAFDLGADDYLTKPFSFMVLTARLRALVRRGAPKRPVVLTAGGVSLDPSRRVVERDGMPVALTPREYGLLEYLMRNKDTAVTKTDILQNVWDNHYDGPDNVVEVYVGYLRRKIGSGMIMTVRGVGYRLESGEFASGS, from the coding sequence GTGCGAGTCCTGTTGGTCGAAGACGAGCCCCTCCTTGCCGAGACGGTCACCGCCGGTCTGCAAGCCGAGGGTTTCGTTGTCGTCGCCGTTGACAATGGTGTAGATGGGTTGTGGCAAGCCACCAATGATCAATTCGATGTGCTTGTGCTGGACATCATGTTGCCCGGCCTCAACGGATATGAGGTGCTGCGCAAGCTGCGCGCGTCCGAGGTGTGGACGCCGGTGCTGATGCTCACCGCCAAAGACGGCGACTACGATCAGACCGATGCCTTTGACCTGGGTGCCGATGACTATCTGACCAAACCTTTTTCGTTCATGGTGCTCACCGCCCGCCTGCGTGCCCTGGTGCGCCGGGGCGCACCCAAGCGCCCAGTGGTGCTCACCGCCGGTGGCGTGTCACTCGATCCCAGTCGCCGAGTTGTTGAGCGCGATGGCATGCCGGTGGCGCTCACGCCCCGTGAATACGGCCTTCTCGAGTATCTGATGCGTAACAAAGACACTGCGGTTACCAAAACCGATATCCTGCAGAATGTTTGGGACAATCACTACGATGGACCAGACAATGTCGTCGAGGTCTATGTGGGTTATCTGCGACGCAAGATCGGTTCCGGCATGATCATGACGGTCCGGGGTGTGGGCTATCGACTTGAGTCCGGCGAATTCGCCAGTGGCAGCTGA
- a CDS encoding PPOX class F420-dependent oxidoreductase gives MASDQFDPYALIAGSRLGILATIKSNGLPQLSPVTPYYDQDKGVIYVSMTDGRAKTVNLRRDPRAALEFTSSDGRSWATAEGSVMLTGPGADPNGPEVEALVEYYRGAAGEHPDWQEYRSVMVSDRRVLMALKVDRVYGQKLG, from the coding sequence ATGGCCTCCGATCAGTTTGATCCCTATGCCCTCATCGCCGGCAGCCGTTTGGGCATCCTCGCGACGATCAAGTCCAACGGGTTACCGCAGCTCTCGCCCGTCACCCCCTACTACGACCAGGACAAGGGTGTCATCTACGTCTCGATGACGGACGGGCGTGCCAAGACCGTAAATCTGCGCCGCGATCCCCGCGCGGCCCTGGAGTTCACCAGCTCGGACGGACGGTCCTGGGCTACCGCCGAAGGAAGCGTGATGCTCACCGGCCCCGGGGCCGACCCCAACGGGCCGGAGGTCGAGGCTCTTGTCGAGTACTACCGCGGTGCCGCCGGCGAGCATCCCGACTGGCAGGAGTACCGGTCGGTCATGGTGTCCGATCGCAGGGTGCTCATGGCGCTGAAGGTCGATCGGGTTTATGGCCAAAAGCTGGGATGA
- a CDS encoding YnfA family protein has product MLVARSILLFVVAAVLEIGGAWLVWQGVREHRGWAWVGLGVIALGAYGFVATLQPDAHFGRILAAYGGVFVAGSLLWGMAADGFRPDRWDVIGAMVCLTGVGVIMYMPRGA; this is encoded by the coding sequence ATGCTCGTCGCACGGTCGATCCTGCTGTTCGTCGTGGCCGCTGTCCTGGAAATCGGCGGCGCCTGGCTCGTCTGGCAGGGCGTGCGCGAGCATCGCGGTTGGGCATGGGTGGGACTGGGCGTGATCGCCTTGGGTGCTTATGGATTCGTCGCGACTCTGCAACCTGACGCTCACTTCGGCCGGATTCTGGCGGCCTACGGCGGGGTCTTCGTTGCCGGATCTCTGCTGTGGGGCATGGCGGCGGATGGATTCCGCCCAGATCGCTGGGACGTTATCGGTGCGATGGTCTGCCTGACGGGAGTTGGGGTCATCATGTACATGCCCCGGGGCGCATGA
- a CDS encoding cation diffusion facilitator family transporter, which yields MSHTRTAPAHHDHHHHDHHHRAGLKGMLADIVAPHSHDAADSIDDALSSSASGTRAVKISLVALLITAAFQVAIVMVSGSVALAADTIHNFSDALTAVPLWIAFALGTRAATRRYTYGFGRAEDLAGLFVVSMIALSALVAGYEAVMRLIHPVHIGQLGWVAAAGVAGFVGNELVAIYRIRVGRRIGSAALVADGLHARIDGFTSLAVVFGALGVALGYPLADPVIGLIITVAILAVLRTAVRDVFRRLMDGVDPALVDAAEEALAAQPGVRTVRSVRLRWIGHRLHADAELDIDPDVSLVEAHRIAHVAEHELTHAVPKLDTALIHAYPSH from the coding sequence ATGAGCCACACCCGAACTGCCCCAGCCCATCACGATCACCACCACCATGACCACCATCACCGGGCCGGCCTGAAGGGGATGCTCGCCGACATCGTGGCCCCGCACAGTCACGACGCGGCCGACAGCATCGATGACGCACTGAGCTCCAGCGCGTCGGGCACCCGCGCGGTCAAGATCAGCCTGGTGGCGCTATTGATAACAGCCGCCTTCCAGGTGGCCATCGTGATGGTGTCCGGCTCGGTGGCGCTGGCAGCGGACACTATTCACAATTTCTCCGATGCCCTCACCGCGGTTCCGCTATGGATTGCCTTCGCGTTGGGCACACGCGCCGCGACACGGCGATACACCTATGGATTCGGCCGCGCGGAGGATTTAGCGGGGCTGTTCGTCGTGTCAATGATTGCCTTGTCGGCGTTGGTCGCGGGCTACGAGGCGGTGATGCGTCTCATCCATCCTGTGCACATCGGTCAGCTGGGCTGGGTAGCCGCGGCGGGTGTTGCCGGATTCGTCGGTAACGAGCTGGTCGCCATCTACCGCATCCGTGTGGGCCGGCGGATCGGCTCGGCAGCACTGGTCGCCGATGGGCTCCATGCGCGTATTGACGGGTTCACCTCGCTGGCCGTGGTGTTCGGCGCGTTGGGGGTCGCCCTGGGATATCCGTTGGCGGACCCCGTCATCGGATTGATCATCACCGTGGCGATTCTGGCGGTACTACGTACTGCGGTGCGAGATGTCTTCCGGCGGTTGATGGATGGGGTTGATCCTGCTTTGGTGGATGCGGCCGAGGAGGCGCTCGCCGCCCAGCCCGGAGTGCGAACGGTACGTAGTGTTCGCTTGCGCTGGATCGGACACCGGCTGCACGCGGATGCCGAACTCGACATCGATCCGGATGTCAGCCTTGTCGAGGCGCACCGCATTGCCCATGTGGCCGAACATGAGCTCACCCATGCGGTTCCCAAACTCGATACGGCTCTTATTCACGCATACCCGAGCCATTGA
- a CDS encoding COG4705 family protein, with the protein MATSSYKLPQVTALFWILKIAATTLGETGGDLIAQTLGLGYAAASILFIAIFIVSLIVQLRARQFHPALYWTVIAATSTAGTTMSDLINRGPGSDTSTDGGLGYGAGAALLITGLAIVFLVWRLSRETFDVANISTFRGEVLYWAAILLSNTLGTSLGDYLADSSGLGYWGSAMLIASIMLVILAAHYFTNVSGVLLFWAAFILTRPLGATVGDLLSKPLESGGLALGTWGTSAALLAVLVLGITFGYRRVRPATPDDEPEAEKREFARD; encoded by the coding sequence ATGGCTACGTCGAGCTACAAGTTGCCTCAGGTCACGGCACTGTTCTGGATCTTGAAAATCGCGGCAACGACGCTGGGTGAAACGGGTGGAGATCTGATAGCCCAAACGCTGGGCCTCGGCTATGCCGCCGCGTCGATCCTCTTCATCGCGATCTTCATCGTGAGCCTGATCGTCCAATTGCGTGCCCGCCAGTTTCACCCGGCGCTCTACTGGACCGTGATCGCCGCGACGAGTACCGCGGGAACCACGATGTCCGATCTCATCAACCGCGGTCCTGGATCGGATACCTCTACCGACGGCGGGCTGGGCTACGGTGCGGGCGCAGCGCTTCTGATTACCGGGCTCGCCATTGTGTTCTTGGTCTGGAGGCTCAGCCGCGAAACGTTCGATGTGGCCAACATCAGCACCTTCCGTGGCGAGGTCCTCTACTGGGCGGCGATCCTGCTGTCCAACACGCTCGGCACCTCGCTCGGCGACTACCTCGCGGACAGCTCTGGGCTGGGCTATTGGGGCAGCGCGATGCTTATCGCGAGCATCATGCTGGTCATCTTGGCGGCGCACTACTTCACGAACGTGTCCGGTGTCCTGCTGTTTTGGGCAGCATTCATCCTCACTCGTCCGCTCGGAGCCACGGTGGGCGATCTGCTGTCCAAACCACTCGAGTCCGGCGGATTGGCGCTGGGGACGTGGGGCACATCTGCCGCGCTGTTAGCCGTCCTGGTTCTTGGGATCACCTTCGGGTATCGCCGGGTGCGGCCCGCAACACCCGATGATGAACCGGAGGCCGAGAAGCGTGAATTCGCACGCGACTAG
- a CDS encoding cation transporter: protein MTLTQRRRQLLNHRVRLFVAATITYNVIEAIVALAEGARVSSTALVGFGLDSVIEVSSATAVAWQFSAKDPQVRERAALRVIAFSFFALAAYVSVESIRALMGFGEARHSTVGIVLAAVSLVIMPMLSWAQRRAGRELGSASAVADSKQTLLCTYLSAVLLVGLLANSLLGWSWADPIAALAIAAMAVREGMNAWNGESCCAPVLTTGAERSDDVHRDCCEH from the coding sequence ATGACACTCACGCAGCGACGGCGGCAGCTGCTCAACCATCGGGTTCGGTTGTTCGTTGCCGCCACCATTACTTACAACGTGATTGAGGCCATCGTGGCCCTGGCCGAGGGCGCCCGGGTGTCGTCAACGGCTCTGGTCGGCTTCGGCCTCGATTCGGTAATCGAGGTGTCCTCGGCCACCGCCGTGGCATGGCAGTTCAGCGCCAAGGACCCCCAAGTCAGGGAGCGGGCGGCGCTTCGGGTCATCGCGTTCTCATTTTTCGCCTTGGCCGCCTATGTGAGCGTGGAATCCATCCGCGCACTGATGGGCTTCGGGGAGGCCAGGCACTCGACGGTAGGGATTGTCCTGGCGGCGGTCAGTCTTGTGATCATGCCCATGCTCTCCTGGGCGCAGCGGCGGGCCGGCAGGGAACTGGGGTCCGCCTCAGCGGTGGCGGACTCCAAACAGACGTTGCTGTGCACCTATCTCTCCGCGGTATTGCTTGTGGGGCTGCTGGCCAACTCCCTGCTCGGATGGTCATGGGCAGACCCGATCGCGGCGCTGGCGATCGCCGCGATGGCGGTGCGCGAGGGCATGAACGCTTGGAACGGCGAATCATGTTGTGCGCCAGTTCTTACCACTGGAGCTGAGCGATCTGACGACGTTCACCGCGATTGCTGCGAGCACTAG
- a CDS encoding phytanoyl-CoA dioxygenase family protein — MGAEVSSLVNLAGDLAGTYRWTPSSGGSVDAATADADLAALQRDGYVILPDLLTAAELSEIREAVVPLLNPHGRNHFEGHATQRVYSVLNKTRACDRIADHPRVLALLDRLFLPNYLLSMLQVINILPGEQAQMLHTDDGFYPIPRPRAALGAATIWAIDDFTAENGATDIIAHSHLWGDRAPSEAERAPVVMAAGSCVFFLGTLWHGGGANRSDTARLALTAQYCEPWLRPQEAFTLSMTRDTVRAVSEDIRRMLGYSIHPPFIGQVDGMHPKRLLEPERPRCSE; from the coding sequence ATGGGTGCGGAAGTTTCTTCCTTGGTGAACCTCGCGGGCGATCTCGCGGGAACCTATCGATGGACACCCAGCAGCGGCGGCAGCGTTGATGCGGCGACCGCAGACGCCGATCTCGCAGCGCTGCAGCGCGACGGTTATGTGATTCTCCCGGACCTGCTGACCGCGGCAGAGCTCAGCGAGATTCGGGAAGCCGTTGTGCCACTACTCAATCCGCATGGGCGCAACCACTTCGAAGGGCACGCGACACAGCGGGTATACAGCGTCCTGAACAAGACACGCGCGTGCGATCGGATCGCCGATCACCCACGGGTGCTTGCATTGTTGGATCGGCTCTTCTTGCCCAACTATCTGCTGTCGATGCTTCAGGTGATCAATATCCTGCCCGGCGAGCAGGCACAGATGCTGCATACCGACGACGGCTTCTACCCGATCCCACGGCCCCGCGCCGCTCTCGGCGCGGCAACGATCTGGGCGATCGACGATTTCACCGCGGAGAACGGCGCCACCGATATCATTGCGCACAGCCATCTTTGGGGAGATCGTGCGCCCAGCGAGGCCGAACGCGCCCCGGTGGTGATGGCCGCGGGATCCTGTGTTTTCTTTCTCGGCACGCTGTGGCATGGTGGCGGCGCGAACCGATCCGACACGGCACGCCTAGCGCTGACCGCCCAATACTGTGAGCCGTGGTTACGACCGCAGGAGGCATTCACGCTCTCGATGACCCGCGATACCGTGCGCGCGGTCTCCGAGGACATCCGGCGCATGCTCGGATACAGCATCCATCCTCCTTTCATCGGCCAGGTCGACGGCATGCACCCCAAACGACTGTTGGAACCAGAGAGGCCCAGGTGCTCTGAGTGA
- a CDS encoding DUF2127 domain-containing protein, with amino-acid sequence MINFALRSCGLRGHATFNPDEQPLRERLRVDTPVGEAWRCLRCETFVVGTPRYRGPADTAPEVPRGRLLRDRTLMRVLAVERVFRGLVFMLLAVGVVKVRGSREHLQQVFEQDIPLIRPLANQIGWNPDNSKIIHHIGQAFSLSSSTLMWVAVGLAAYAAIEFIEAIGLWMMKRWGEYFAVIATSIFLPLEIYELIEKQTVLRVLALLVNIVAVVWLLWSKRLFGLNGGGKAYEDEHRAESLLSVERAALGDKLQQA; translated from the coding sequence GTGATCAACTTTGCTCTGCGGTCGTGCGGTCTGCGTGGACACGCGACATTCAATCCCGATGAACAGCCGCTACGCGAACGGCTGCGGGTTGATACCCCGGTCGGCGAGGCCTGGCGTTGCTTGCGATGCGAGACATTTGTGGTGGGAACACCCCGCTATCGGGGCCCGGCCGACACCGCTCCCGAGGTACCCCGAGGACGGTTGCTGCGCGACCGGACCTTGATGCGAGTACTTGCCGTGGAGCGTGTGTTCCGTGGATTGGTGTTCATGCTGCTGGCGGTCGGTGTGGTGAAGGTTCGGGGGTCGCGTGAGCATCTTCAACAGGTCTTCGAGCAGGACATTCCGCTGATCCGTCCGCTGGCCAATCAGATCGGCTGGAACCCCGACAACTCCAAAATCATTCACCACATAGGCCAGGCCTTCTCGCTGTCGTCTTCGACGCTGATGTGGGTGGCGGTGGGTCTTGCCGCCTACGCCGCCATCGAATTCATCGAGGCGATCGGCCTCTGGATGATGAAGCGATGGGGCGAGTACTTCGCCGTCATCGCCACCAGCATATTTCTGCCGCTCGAGATTTACGAGCTCATCGAAAAGCAAACCGTACTCAGGGTTTTGGCGTTGCTGGTGAATATTGTGGCGGTGGTTTGGCTGCTCTGGAGCAAGCGGCTGTTTGGGCTCAACGGCGGCGGAAAAGCCTATGAGGACGAGCATCGCGCCGAGAGCCTGCTGAGTGTGGAGCGGGCGGCGCTGGGGGACAAGCTGCAGCAGGCCTAG
- a CDS encoding sensor histidine kinase yields the protein MVNASASLRAALSRLRRWCGGIATRSAFVAAAVVLASLVIVGIVSVELLYRSMCADVDDAAKARAQAVAEALRKEPPRELESVLLSTDQRVVAVQVVDSGGVVVRRSESSPKDPLIMLQENDSRVGVIASIDDDMRVSTATVTGRKGQYRVLVGGGIEPIESMVSTVATMLGVTAPVVSVVAGVVTYLLVRRSLRSVDAIRSRVAEISTSDLDERVPVPNRSDEISALAVTMNEMLARIEAGHAAQRRFVGDASHELRSPLATVISALEIAANHPEVFDRQLVRSALLPEAHRMQALVEDLLLLARADEHGLPMRRTEIDLDDLAVAESQRLKRETQLTISAQLSAVKIVGDAHGVARVLRNLADNAARYAAGTVMITVSSDVHYAYLEVSDDGPGIPPAERHRVFERFVRLDSARSRQGGGSGLGLAIVAEIVAAHHGTVKIDDRTGGGAAVTVQLPLANSPDSSR from the coding sequence ATGGTGAATGCTTCCGCATCCCTGCGTGCGGCACTGAGCAGGCTCCGACGTTGGTGCGGTGGCATCGCGACCCGGTCGGCATTCGTGGCCGCCGCGGTGGTCCTGGCAAGCCTGGTGATCGTGGGGATCGTCTCGGTCGAGCTCTTGTACCGGTCGATGTGCGCCGATGTTGATGACGCCGCCAAGGCCCGCGCACAAGCGGTCGCCGAAGCATTGCGCAAGGAGCCGCCCCGCGAGCTGGAATCGGTGCTGTTGTCCACGGATCAACGGGTCGTTGCGGTGCAGGTCGTCGACAGTGGCGGCGTAGTGGTGCGACGTTCGGAATCTTCGCCCAAAGACCCGTTGATCATGTTGCAGGAGAATGACTCCCGAGTCGGTGTGATCGCTTCCATCGACGACGATATGCGGGTCAGCACCGCGACGGTCACCGGCCGCAAGGGCCAGTACCGGGTGCTGGTCGGCGGCGGTATCGAGCCGATCGAGTCGATGGTGTCGACGGTGGCGACGATGCTGGGCGTCACCGCGCCGGTCGTGTCTGTGGTGGCGGGTGTGGTGACCTATCTGCTGGTACGGCGCTCGTTGCGATCGGTGGACGCGATAAGGTCCCGTGTCGCCGAGATCAGCACTTCCGACCTTGACGAGCGGGTGCCGGTGCCGAACCGATCCGATGAGATCTCGGCATTGGCTGTCACGATGAATGAGATGCTTGCGCGGATCGAGGCCGGTCATGCCGCCCAGCGCCGATTCGTCGGTGACGCGTCTCATGAGTTGAGAAGCCCGCTGGCCACGGTGATCTCGGCGCTGGAGATAGCGGCAAATCATCCGGAGGTCTTTGATCGGCAACTCGTGCGGAGTGCGCTGTTACCCGAAGCCCATCGCATGCAGGCGCTGGTGGAAGATCTCCTGCTGCTGGCGCGGGCTGACGAACACGGGCTACCGATGCGCCGCACCGAGATCGATCTCGACGACCTGGCTGTCGCGGAATCACAACGGCTCAAGCGAGAGACGCAACTGACGATCTCGGCGCAGCTGTCGGCGGTGAAGATCGTCGGCGACGCGCATGGTGTGGCACGAGTCCTGCGGAATCTGGCCGATAACGCGGCCCGCTACGCCGCCGGCACGGTGATGATCACGGTGAGCTCGGACGTGCACTACGCCTACCTGGAGGTAAGCGATGACGGCCCGGGCATTCCACCGGCCGAACGACATCGGGTGTTCGAAAGATTCGTACGCCTGGATTCTGCGCGCTCACGCCAGGGCGGCGGCAGCGGCCTAGGACTCGCGATAGTGGCTGAAATCGTTGCCGCGCATCACGGTACGGTCAAAATAGATGACCGAACCGGCGGTGGGGCAGCGGTGACGGTTCAGCTGCCACTGGCGAATTCGCCGGACTCAAGTCGATAG
- a CDS encoding ArsR/SmtB family transcription factor, whose translation MGQVDRASLGDEQVGLVVEVFRMLADATRVRVLWALTAGELSVNDLADLVGKPAPSVSQHLAKLRMARLVRTRRDGTTVYYSLENEHVEQLVTDAVHNAEHAGPGIPPHHRTESTLRTVGRTVGRGGK comes from the coding sequence ATGGGACAAGTGGACCGAGCGTCGCTCGGCGATGAACAGGTTGGTCTGGTAGTCGAGGTATTCCGCATGCTGGCCGATGCGACCCGAGTCCGGGTGTTGTGGGCACTCACCGCCGGCGAGTTGTCGGTCAACGATCTGGCCGATCTGGTCGGCAAGCCCGCGCCGTCGGTGTCCCAACATCTGGCCAAGCTGCGGATGGCCCGGCTGGTGCGCACCCGCCGTGACGGCACCACCGTCTACTACAGCCTGGAGAACGAGCACGTCGAGCAGCTGGTGACCGACGCGGTACACAACGCCGAGCACGCGGGCCCGGGAATCCCGCCGCACCACCGCACGGAATCAACCCTTCGTACCGTGGGGCGTACCGTGGGGCGCGGTGGTAAGTGA
- a CDS encoding polysaccharide deacetylase family protein: MFDRRRFLTLLAGAAAAGAAVVESLSAAVADPGVSAGGASTGLARVPLPGGGTLTALPDRTDGQRLLALTLDDGTDANVIAAYTQLARDTGIRLTYFVNGVNPGWTQHAPLLRPLVDSGQIQLGNHTWSHPNLTTLTAEQIADQMTRNTKFLTNTYGVDPAPYFRPPYGKRNAATDSVTHGLGYGPPVLWYGSLSDSGVVTPQYIVDMARKYFNPQAIVIGHLNHPPVTTVYHQLLDVIGERQLRTVTLNDVYQH, from the coding sequence GTGTTCGACCGTCGTCGGTTCTTGACGCTGCTGGCAGGTGCCGCCGCAGCCGGTGCCGCTGTTGTCGAATCACTGTCCGCGGCCGTGGCCGACCCCGGGGTTTCCGCTGGAGGCGCAAGCACAGGATTGGCGCGAGTACCGTTGCCGGGCGGCGGCACCCTGACCGCGCTGCCTGATCGCACCGATGGCCAGCGGCTACTGGCTTTGACCCTTGACGACGGCACCGACGCAAATGTCATCGCCGCCTACACCCAGTTGGCCCGCGACACCGGAATTCGCCTGACCTACTTCGTCAATGGGGTGAACCCGGGATGGACGCAGCATGCCCCATTGCTGCGGCCGCTCGTTGACAGCGGACAGATCCAGTTGGGTAATCACACCTGGTCACACCCCAATCTCACGACACTCACGGCCGAGCAGATCGCCGACCAGATGACCCGCAACACGAAGTTCCTGACCAACACCTACGGTGTCGACCCGGCCCCGTACTTCCGGCCTCCGTACGGAAAGCGCAATGCCGCAACTGATTCCGTTACACATGGACTGGGCTACGGCCCGCCTGTGCTGTGGTACGGGTCGCTATCGGACTCCGGAGTTGTGACACCGCAATACATCGTCGATATGGCCCGCAAGTACTTCAACCCACAGGCGATCGTCATCGGGCACCTCAACCACCCACCGGTGACCACCGTCTATCACCAGCTCCTCGATGTCATCGGGGAGCGACAGCTGCGCACCGTCACACTCAACGACGTCTACCAGCACTAG
- a CDS encoding TetR/AcrR family transcriptional regulator, whose product MARSPIGRQQLLDAARDELVRGDGVMDLGGLTRRAGLSTGALYHHFGSKSGLLVVIYDEFYDGLVHAIADTHLDLETDWGVHELERTHRFVDYHVADPLAPILLNRAALDPQLAELEATYLRRISHNAAKNIRRGQALGQLPADIDPDSAGAFIIGGIRHGIAQQLQLTPLPEPGEITERLWRLIAAALGAA is encoded by the coding sequence ATGGCACGCTCGCCAATCGGACGTCAACAACTTCTGGATGCCGCGCGCGACGAACTCGTCCGCGGCGACGGTGTCATGGACCTCGGCGGCTTGACTCGCCGCGCGGGGCTAAGCACAGGCGCGCTCTATCACCACTTCGGGTCCAAAAGTGGTCTGCTCGTGGTGATTTACGACGAGTTCTACGACGGTCTTGTCCACGCCATCGCCGATACGCATCTGGACCTGGAAACGGACTGGGGCGTTCACGAATTGGAGCGCACTCACCGTTTCGTCGACTATCACGTGGCTGATCCACTGGCGCCGATACTGCTGAACCGGGCCGCACTCGATCCGCAGCTCGCCGAGCTCGAGGCAACATATCTGCGACGCATCAGCCACAACGCCGCGAAGAACATCCGGCGCGGACAGGCATTGGGGCAACTGCCCGCCGACATCGACCCGGATAGCGCCGGCGCCTTCATCATCGGTGGTATCAGGCACGGAATAGCTCAGCAGCTCCAGCTCACGCCCCTCCCCGAGCCAGGAGAGATCACCGAGCGGCTATGGCGGCTGATCGCTGCCGCGCTCGGAGCCGCCTGA